A single Anopheles arabiensis isolate DONGOLA chromosome 2, AaraD3, whole genome shotgun sequence DNA region contains:
- the LOC120895678 gene encoding leucine-rich repeat-containing protein 15-like produces MNSIWRVIVFLIILWRICYNNNLLVHGCPLECICLSQTQVMCNTGALREIPLKAIPVTVEQLSLTKNYFPIIKSDAFGGLRALRKLSLDGNNITTIKPFAFRGLPRLRDLSIQHTPLATVASFAFAGLQNVSQIQLSHNKILRIEGYAFAGAVNIRQIHLADNPTVTIETNAFSSLSNVDRLILPSGIRVIEPDAFYGLETVGYLKLSFMDLASLEPYTFRGLTHVKLLSLQESDLGIIRAGAFEGLVQVELLNILNNKIDAIQELNITAANRIRVLRIQGNHLLETPESGSIVLEGIDTLHVNSNYFPCGCHIHTLLDSPLANGTYLSHSGAPAGDFLSKNYCISPLEVNGMPMSSIDIYSIGRCLEQVTRENLEAANSVISTMLRRQSWNRWLQWRSKHSKRSQETTLISAVSSAVRFLAASPIIAIKFVVYLKNFNIKIS; encoded by the coding sequence GTCATGTGCAACACTGGCGCTCTGCGTGAGATACCATTGAAAGCCATCCCTGTCACGGTAGAGCAACTGTCACTCACCAAAAACTACTTCCCAATCATCAAAAGTGATGCATTTGGAGGATTGAGAGCGTTACGAAAGCTGTCACTCGATGGCAATAACATCACCACTATTAAACCATTTGCTTTCCGTGGTCTACCACGGCTGCGAGATCTCTCGATCCAGCATACACCTCTGGCAACGGTTGCCTCATTTGCCTTTGCCGGGCTGCAGAACGTCTCGCAGATACAGCTGTCACACAACAAAATCCTACGCATCGAAGGGTACGCATTTGCCGGGGCCGTCAACATTCGACAGATACATCTCGCCGACAACCCAACCGTAACGATCGAGACGAACGCATTCTCCAGCCTTAGCAACGTCGATCGACTCATCCTACCGTCGGGTATACGTGTGATCGAGCCGGACGCTTTCTATGGACTTGAAACGGTTGGCTATCTGAAGCTTTCTTTCATGGATCTTGCCTCCCTGGAGCCGTACACATTCCGGGGCCTGACGCACGTCAAACTGCTCTCCCTGCAAGAATCTGATCTAGGTATCATACGAGCTGGCGCCTTTGAGGGTCTTGTGCAGGTCGAGTTACTCAACAtactcaacaacaaaattgATGCCATTCAGGAGCTCAACATTACTGCGGCCAATAGAATTAGGGTGCTTCGGATACAGGGTAACCATCTGCTCGAAACTCCCGAAAGTGGCTCGATCGTGCTTGAGGGCATCGATACACTGCATGTAAATAGTAACTACTTTCCGTGCGGATGTCACATCCACACGCTCCTAGATAGTCCCCTCGCAAACGGTACTTACTTGTCACACAGTGGGGCTCCCGCCGGTGACTTCCTCTCCAAGAACTACTGCATCTCCCCGCTCGAGGTTAATGGGATGCCTATGAGCTCAATCGATATATACTCAATCGGGCGCTGTCTTGAACAGGTTACACGAGAAAATCTCGAAGCAGCCAACTCAGTCATATCAACTATGCTGCGGAGACAGTCTTGGAACAGGTGGCTGCAGTGGCGAAGTAAACATAGTAAGCGATCTCAAGAGACGACACTTATTTCAGCTGTCTCGTCGGCTGTGCGGTTTCTGGCGGCATCGCCTATCATAGCAATTAAGTTTGTAGTATACTTAAAaaattttaacataaaaatcaGTTGA